The Syntrophales bacterium region CGCTTTGACAAGTTCCTGGGCCGCCGTCTCGTATCGTTTTTTGGCCTCCGCCAGTTCCGTGAGTGTGCGATATCGGAATTCCGCATCGGCCTGAGTCCTGCTTTTGGCGGCGGCGTTTTCGGCGGCGATCGTTTCGCTCCGCTTTGCCTTCAGCACCACAAGGTCGTTCTTCTGGTTGGCTACCTCCAGCCTGCTGTCGATCACCGCCATTTCGGATACATAGGCGTCCTTAACCAATTCCTCCTTCATGTTCAACCGCTTTTCCAGGAGGGGCATGGTCGCCTGGAGCTTCCGGATGCTTGCCTCCACGCCCGCTCTTTCGGCCCGCTTCCGGGCAATCTCCTGGTTCAGGGCCGCCATTTTCTGGCCGTGCTCCGCCAGGCGGTTCTTAAGCAGCAGGTTCTGCGTCCGGATCAGGGAGAGGTCATCCGTCGGCGTAACATCTTCGATTCTCGGCTTTCCGGCGGCCTGTGCGTTCAGGCGGCGCACCTCCATGCCGGTTTCCAGGACGTCTCTGGAAAGGCGGTTTCTGTCCGCCTGGCTGGACGTCGGATCCAGCTCGATCAATATCTGCCCCGCCTTGATGGCCTGTCCGTCCCGGACATGAATGGCCTTCACAATGCCCGTTTCGAAAGGCTGGACGAGCTTGATGCGGTCCGAGGGAACGACCTTTCCCGGCGCAGTGACCACAATGTCGAATTCGGACAGGAACGCCCATAGAAAAGCCGCGGCGACGACGCCCATCAGGGTGTATGCCATGGTCCGGGCCAGCGGGGCGGGAGGGTGCTTCTGGATTTCGAGGTAGGCAGGCGTGAAGGCCTCCTCATCCCCCCCCTCGAGCATTCTGTCCAATCCCCTGTTCTTCGAAGACCCCGGACCGGTTTTGGCGGATTCCTCCCTTTTTTTATCCTTCATGGCCGCGAGCCTCCATTGAGCCGAGCTGCAGGCGATGAAAGCGGGCATACCGGCCGTCCTGCTTCAGGAGCTGCTGCTCGGATCCTTCTTCGACCAGTTCACCGTCCTCCAGCGTGAAGATCCGGTCCACCCGCCTCAGGGTCGAGAGCCGGTGAGTGATGATGAAGACCGTCCGTCCCCGGGAGATCGTATCCATGTTTTGCCAGAGCCGGTCTTCCGATTCGGCGTCGAGCATGCTGGTCGCCTCATCCATGACGATCATCCGGGGATCGAGGGCCAGCGCCCGCGCAATGGCCAGGCGTTGGCGCTGCCCCCCCGAGAGCGTGCCGCCCCGCTCCCCCACCAGGGTGTCGTATCCCTCCGGCATCCGGCGAATGAATTCGTCCGCGCCGGCGAGCTCGGCGGCACCCACGATCCGCTCCATGCTCATCGCCGGGTTCGACAGAGCGATGTTCTCCCGGATGGTCCTGTTGAACAGGACGACATCCTGCGTCACCACGCCGACCTGCCTTCTGAGCCATGAAGCGTCGATCATGGAGACGTCCATCCCATCGATCAGAACCCGGCCACGCTCGGGCACATAGAACCGGAGCAGCAGCTTGACCAGCGTGCTCTTTCCGGAACCGGTGGCACCAACGACGCCGATCACCTCTCCCGGTTTGACTTCGAACGTCAGGTTTCTCAGCACTTCCGGCGCATCCGGGCGGTAGCGGAAGGTGACGTCTTCGAATTTCACGGCCCCTTTCAGCTCGGGCAGGCTGCTCTTGCCCGGGCGGAAGACCGGTTCAGCCGGTGCGTCCAGGATGTCCGCCAGCCGCCGGAGCGAAACCCGCATTTGCTGGAATTCCTGCCACAGGTTGGCGATCCGCAGGATCGGGGCGTTGACACGGGCCGACAGCATGTTGAAGGCGATCAACTGGCCCACCGTCAACTGTCCATCGATGACCAGTTTGGCTCCAAACCAGAGCAGAACGACCGTGAGCCCCTTGCTGATCAACTGGATGCCCTGCTGCGTCAGGTTGGCCAGGTGACTCGACTGGAAGGCGCTCCGGACATAGCCGGCCATCCGCTCTTCCCACTGCCGGCGGAGCATCGGTTCCGCCGCCGCCGCCTTGACCGTTTCGATCCCGGAGACGGTCTCGAATAGGAAGGACTGGTTTTCGGCATTCTTGGCGAATTTGTCGTCGAGCTTTTGCTTCAGGAGGGGTGTCAGCAGGGCGGAAACGCTCACGAACAGCGGGATGCAGACCACGACGATCAGGGTGAGGAGCCAGCTGTAGTAGGCCATCACCGCCAGGAAGACGATGGTGAACAGGAGATCGATTGTGACCGTGAGGGCCGAGCCCGTCAGGAAGTGCCGCACCGTTTCCAGCTCCCGCAGGCGGGCGACGGTGTCGCCGGACCGGCGGCTGGCAAAGTAATGGATGGGCAGCGCCAGCATGTGGCGGAAGAGCCTGGCGCCCAGCTCCACGTCCACCCGGTTGGTCGTGTGGGAAAAGAGATAGGTGCGGAGCGTGCCCAGCGTGACTTCAAAAACGGTCACTAAGATCAGACCGATTACGATGACGTCCAGGGTGGACAGCCCGCGGTGGACCAGCACCTTGTCGATGACGAGCTGGAAGGCCAGCGGGGTGATGAGGGCGAAGAGTTGCAGAAAAAAGGATGCCGCCAGCGTTTCCGAGAGCAGGCCCCGGTATTTCTTCAGGGCCTGCCAGAACCAGCGGATGCCGAATTTTGTCTGTTCTTCCGGCTCAAACGTGCGCTTCGCGGTGATAATGCGGCCGCTCCACATTTTTTCAAAATCGGTTCGGGAAAGCAGCATCGCCCTTTCGGCACCCGGAACCTGCAGCAGGGCGCGATTCTCGTCGATCTTGCCAAGGAGGGCGAAACGGCCGTCGGACAGTTCCACTATCGCTGGAATTGCCATATTCAGGAGCGCCTTGTATCGGCAGCAGATGGACTCCGACGTGAACCCGAGAGAACGAAGGGCACGAAGAACGGCCGATTGGTCGAAGGGCATTCCCTCGGGCGAAAACTCGTGCCTCAGCGCCTGGGGATCCGCCGGTTGCTGGTGCAGCCGGGCGATCATGCGCACACAGTCCAGTCCCGTCTGGTCTTTCCCCGCTGCCTTTTTCTGATCGCTCATGGAGTGGATCCGTCCCCTTTCCCATCCTTTTTTGTAAGCCATTGAATGTAGTTTCCGCCCGTGAAGACAAATCCCGCCTCCAGGATCCGCTTTTCCCGCGGCCCGGGTTCGATACCCGAAGTCAGGCTCAGGCTCAGCTCCCGGCACTCCCGCCGTTCGGCCCAGGACTGAAAGCCCCGAAGCAGGATGCCTGCGGCGGCTCCTTCCCGATGTTCCGGCGTCAGATGGAACAGGTGGCTCATGGCGATGCGGGCCCGCGAAAAAAAGTACTCCGTCACGTGCCCGGAGAGGATGCCCGCGATTTTTCCACCGGTTTCCTCCGCAAGAAGAAAGACTTCCTCGGGCCGGGGCCGCTCCAACTCGGCCTTCAGGTGGGATAAGAATCGGCCTTGCTGCAGCCGGATTCGGGATTGCGGGCTTTCCGCATGCATTTTCCCAAACAGGTCCGAAATGTCGGGTATGTCCGGCACGCCGGCGGGCCGGATGGTGATCTTCCCGATCGGAATCGTTTCGGCCTGTGTTTTCTCTTCCCGGCCGTTCAGCCACCGGGAATAGTTGCCACCCGTGCGTACAAAGCCGAGATGATGCATGTACTTGTCGAAGCGCCCGGTATCGACGCCGGCGTTCTGGCTGATGCAGAACAGCCTGGCATCCCGGTTCGTTGCCCATTGGCGGAACGCGAAGAGCAGCCTCACCGCCAGGGAGCTCCCGCGAAACCGGGATCTTACGAAATACACGTAATTGCTGCTCATACGGGCGCCGGTAAACGGGTACTCCGCAACCGCTCCCATGAGCGCGCCGACGAACCCTTCACCCGGGACCACCGCCGCAAAAATGCAGTAGCTCTCGTTCTGCGGTTCCAGGATGGCCTGGAACTGGGAGGCCAGCTTGTCCTCGTCGTAAGGCAGTGCGGACAGCCGGGTTCCCGCGTGTATCTCCTTCCCCAGCTCAACCAGTGCCGGGATGTCCGCTGCGGTTGCGAATCGAATCAGCCCCATGGTCGGAACGCCCCCGGCAAGAAGATCCCAGTCTCCCGCTCCGATAGAATAAAGGCGGCTTTCATGAAACCACGGTATTCTGGGCGGAGGGCTCCATGAACTCGTGGAGGACGTTTTCCGCGATGATCACGTCAAGCGGTGCCGTGGACGGGGGAATGCATAGCTCCGAAGGGGGCTGCACCATCTCGCCGGCGCAGTCGGATACGAACTGCTGAAGCATGCGCATGATATCCGCGTCGCTCATGCAGGCCGACTCGACGGCGGCGGATGAATCCGGAACGACGGGAGCTTCCTGGGCAGGCATCGTCTCATCGGTGTACCGGAAGGCGGCGTCTCCGATGTTCCCCGTCGTACCGTCCTCCATCTCGTAGGAGGAAGTCCCGAAGAGCGTAACGTCGCCTTCGGCCTCCACGGATATATTCCCGTCGGACTGGAGGTTGATGGCGGCGATGTCCATCTCCGCCAGGGACTTGAATTCCCCCGGGTCCGTGATGCCGTCCAGGTTCGCGTCCCGCCAGACGCCGAACCTCGCCCAGTCCGAATCGTTCGCTGTGAGCCTGCCGTCGCCGTCGGTATCGAAAGCCTGCAGGCCTTCGAGGTCCGTTCGGGCTCCTTCTTTGTAGCCTGTGAACGAAATCTCGTCGTGTCGGTCGATGATGCCGTCGCCGTCCTTGTCGAAGGCGAGGAGCCCGTCGTCCCTGTCGGTCCAGGCGATGTGCTCGCGCCAGCCGTCCCCGTTGATGTCGTAGAACACGTTCGAGTCGTCCACGCCCACAAACTCCAGCCCGTCGCGGTCGATATCGATGGCGACGGGCTTGCCGCCGCCGGGGATGTAGCCATAATGAAAGGAAGTCACCGGAACATCGGCGTAGGCACCCTCCGCGTCGCTGACACGAACGGTGAAGGTCGAATTCCCGAAGTAGGTATCGTATGAAGTGGGGTTGAATTCCCAGAAGACAACTTTTCCATGGCTGTCGGTCTCGCCCCCGTATCTCGCGTCGGTATACCCGAGATAACCCTGCGCGCTGCCGAGGGTAGCGCTGCCGTGGAGCGGACTTGCAACAATCTGATAAGAAAGCGATTCCGAATTGCCGTCCGGGTCCCAGGCGACGATATGGCCGAAGTCTTTCGTAAGGGTGTCTTTCAGCTCATCGTCCGCGGAAAGCAGGGGCTCGTCTTTGTCATAAGCGATCGGCACCAGCGTCCCGTTCCTGTAAAATGACGGTGTGATCGGCTCCTCGCTCCCGGAAGCCGCCACGGCGTGTCCCTCCCGGTAGACCTGAATTGCCTTCTCATTATCGTAAATAACCGTCCACGATGGTTCGGAGTAGACCGGGATGGGGACCGGGTTAAACTCTTCGTATCGATATCCGATGATTTCCGATGGCTTGTATTCATAGCAGTAGATCGGGAATCCCTGTGCCACCCTCTCTATTACCGGCCGGTCGTTCACGGCCAGGACGTTCACGGAAACGCTCTGGACGGCGGTTCCGCCG contains the following coding sequences:
- a CDS encoding HlyD family type I secretion periplasmic adaptor subunit; amino-acid sequence: MKDKKREESAKTGPGSSKNRGLDRMLEGGDEEAFTPAYLEIQKHPPAPLARTMAYTLMGVVAAAFLWAFLSEFDIVVTAPGKVVPSDRIKLVQPFETGIVKAIHVRDGQAIKAGQILIELDPTSSQADRNRLSRDVLETGMEVRRLNAQAAGKPRIEDVTPTDDLSLIRTQNLLLKNRLAEHGQKMAALNQEIARKRAERAGVEASIRKLQATMPLLEKRLNMKEELVKDAYVSEMAVIDSRLEVANQKNDLVVLKAKRSETIAAENAAAKSRTQADAEFRYRTLTELAEAKKRYETAAQELVKAEQRKQQQLLTAPCDGIVQQLAVHTVGGVVTAAQPLLTVVPEGTNFEIEAQVLNKDIGFVHPGQDVVVKLDAFEYTKYGYLNGRLQWVGTDAIQDQKLGLIYPVRILVSSNQLPGRVAGRNPSIGAGMSVTADITVQKRGAYEYFLGPLLRYKNEAMRER
- a CDS encoding type I secretion system permease/ATPase — encoded protein: MSDQKKAAGKDQTGLDCVRMIARLHQQPADPQALRHEFSPEGMPFDQSAVLRALRSLGFTSESICCRYKALLNMAIPAIVELSDGRFALLGKIDENRALLQVPGAERAMLLSRTDFEKMWSGRIITAKRTFEPEEQTKFGIRWFWQALKKYRGLLSETLAASFFLQLFALITPLAFQLVIDKVLVHRGLSTLDVIVIGLILVTVFEVTLGTLRTYLFSHTTNRVDVELGARLFRHMLALPIHYFASRRSGDTVARLRELETVRHFLTGSALTVTIDLLFTIVFLAVMAYYSWLLTLIVVVCIPLFVSVSALLTPLLKQKLDDKFAKNAENQSFLFETVSGIETVKAAAAEPMLRRQWEERMAGYVRSAFQSSHLANLTQQGIQLISKGLTVVLLWFGAKLVIDGQLTVGQLIAFNMLSARVNAPILRIANLWQEFQQMRVSLRRLADILDAPAEPVFRPGKSSLPELKGAVKFEDVTFRYRPDAPEVLRNLTFEVKPGEVIGVVGATGSGKSTLVKLLLRFYVPERGRVLIDGMDVSMIDASWLRRQVGVVTQDVVLFNRTIRENIALSNPAMSMERIVGAAELAGADEFIRRMPEGYDTLVGERGGTLSGGQRQRLAIARALALDPRMIVMDEATSMLDAESEDRLWQNMDTISRGRTVFIITHRLSTLRRVDRIFTLEDGELVEEGSEQQLLKQDGRYARFHRLQLGSMEARGHEG